Proteins encoded in a region of the Bacillus methanolicus genome:
- a CDS encoding ABC transporter substrate-binding protein codes for MKNWVKSCFSFLLIAIFIIPLAACNKEEVLNVKIAEVTHSIFYAPQYVALEKGFFADEGLNVDLTTTAGGDKTMTALLSGGADIALVGAETSIYVYAQGSNDPVINFAQLTQTDGTFLVSRKKIENFSWDQLKGSTFLGQRKGGMPQMVGEFVLKKHGINPKTDLNLIQNVDFANIAPAFASGTGEFVQLFEPTASIFEKEGKGYIVASFGTESGHVPYTTFMAKQSYMKKNKEAIEKFTRAIYKAQAWVESHSAKEIAEVIKPHFEDTDLSIIETVVDRYKSQGSYATDPILDEEEWNNLQNIMEEAGELPKRIEHKTLVNTDIANKVK; via the coding sequence ATGAAAAATTGGGTTAAAAGTTGTTTTTCCTTCTTGCTGATTGCCATATTCATTATACCTTTAGCAGCATGCAATAAGGAAGAAGTTCTAAATGTGAAAATCGCGGAAGTTACTCATTCTATTTTTTATGCTCCGCAATATGTTGCATTGGAAAAAGGCTTTTTTGCAGACGAAGGCCTTAATGTCGATCTGACTACGACTGCAGGTGGAGATAAAACGATGACTGCGCTATTATCCGGAGGCGCTGACATCGCCCTTGTCGGCGCTGAAACATCGATTTATGTTTACGCTCAAGGCTCCAACGATCCGGTTATCAATTTTGCCCAGCTTACACAAACAGACGGAACATTTCTCGTTTCACGAAAAAAAATAGAAAACTTCTCCTGGGATCAATTGAAGGGAAGCACCTTTTTAGGCCAGCGCAAAGGCGGAATGCCGCAAATGGTCGGTGAATTTGTGTTAAAGAAACACGGCATTAACCCGAAAACAGATTTGAACTTAATCCAAAATGTTGACTTTGCAAACATCGCTCCGGCATTTGCATCGGGAACAGGAGAATTTGTCCAACTTTTCGAACCAACTGCAAGCATTTTTGAAAAAGAAGGAAAAGGTTACATCGTTGCCTCATTTGGAACGGAATCCGGGCATGTTCCATATACCACTTTCATGGCAAAACAAAGCTATATGAAAAAAAACAAAGAGGCAATTGAAAAATTCACACGCGCTATCTATAAAGCTCAAGCCTGGGTAGAATCTCACAGTGCGAAAGAAATTGCAGAAGTGATCAAGCCGCACTTCGAAGATACAGACCTTTCAATTATTGAAACAGTTGTTGACCGATATAAGAGCCAAGGTTCTTACGCAACCGACCCTATTCTGGATGAAGAAGAATGGAATAATCTCCAGAATATTATGGAGGAAGCAGGAGAACTTCCGAAACGGATTGAACACAAAACCCTTGTAAATACAGACATTGCCAATAAAGTTAAGTAA
- a CDS encoding ABC transporter ATP-binding protein yields the protein MDFLSIKKIHHTYFTKTSAATALSDVSLEVKEGEFVSFLGPSGCGKTTLLSIIAGLINPTEGSVALKGKPIKKTNRSIGYMLQQDYLFPWKTIEENILIGLKLSENLNESTKNYAFTLLEQMGLKGVEKQYPKQLSGGMRQRVALVRTLATEPMLLMLDEPFSALDYQTKLRLEDLVSNTLKTFGKTAILVTHDIGEAIAMSDRVFLFTARPGSLHKTFIIPDELKKLSPFETRNHEAFLQIFQDIWKELESLAPVEKY from the coding sequence ATGGATTTCTTATCAATTAAAAAAATTCATCACACATATTTCACAAAAACATCGGCTGCCACGGCCCTCTCCGATGTTTCGCTCGAAGTGAAGGAAGGAGAATTTGTATCCTTCCTCGGCCCGAGCGGGTGCGGCAAAACGACTTTGCTTTCAATTATCGCCGGTTTAATAAATCCCACTGAAGGATCAGTGGCATTAAAAGGAAAGCCTATAAAGAAAACGAACCGTTCAATTGGATACATGCTTCAGCAAGACTACTTATTCCCCTGGAAAACGATTGAAGAAAATATTTTAATTGGCTTAAAGCTTTCAGAAAACTTAAATGAATCTACGAAAAACTACGCATTCACATTACTTGAGCAAATGGGATTAAAAGGTGTGGAAAAACAATATCCAAAACAGCTGTCAGGAGGCATGAGGCAAAGGGTCGCCCTTGTCCGCACGTTGGCGACCGAACCGATGCTCTTGATGCTCGACGAGCCATTTTCAGCTCTCGATTATCAAACAAAACTAAGACTGGAAGATTTAGTGTCGAATACATTAAAAACGTTTGGCAAAACAGCGATCCTGGTTACGCACGATATCGGTGAAGCGATTGCCATGAGTGATCGAGTATTTCTTTTTACGGCACGCCCTGGGAGTCTCCACAAGACCTTTATCATTCCTGATGAACTCAAGAAACTATCACCGTTTGAAACCCGTAATCACGAAGCTTTTTTACAGATTTTCCAAGATATTTGGAAGGAGTTGGAATCCCTTGCACCAGTCGAAAAATATTAA
- a CDS encoding ABC transporter permease, producing the protein MYIQSLKKEKRWVLFYQAAIFILFFTAWEVSSRQQWIDPLIFSSPSKVWELLIKKVNDGSLFVHIGFTLSETVFGFILGTLLGTMLAAFLWWSPRASKVLDPYLVVLNAMPKVALGPILIVALGPGLTSIIAMGAIISVIITTIVVYTSFKEVDPNYLKVLQTFGASRFQIFKEAILPASFPVIISTLKVNVGLSWVGVIVGEFLVSKQGLGYMIIYGFQVFNFTLVLLSLLVIAVFATIMYQLVELLEKKLIKNGS; encoded by the coding sequence ATGTATATTCAATCTTTAAAAAAGGAAAAACGGTGGGTTTTATTTTATCAAGCGGCTATTTTCATTTTATTCTTCACAGCGTGGGAAGTTTCCAGCCGGCAGCAATGGATCGATCCGCTCATTTTTAGCTCACCATCAAAGGTTTGGGAACTGCTTATCAAAAAAGTTAATGATGGTTCTCTATTTGTCCATATAGGGTTTACACTTTCGGAAACTGTCTTTGGCTTCATTTTAGGAACACTGCTTGGAACAATGCTTGCAGCATTTTTATGGTGGTCCCCGAGGGCTTCCAAGGTATTGGATCCATATTTAGTTGTGTTAAACGCAATGCCGAAGGTTGCTTTAGGACCAATTCTAATTGTTGCACTTGGTCCCGGATTAACTTCCATCATCGCAATGGGTGCCATTATTTCCGTCATCATCACGACAATCGTTGTCTATACATCCTTTAAAGAAGTGGACCCTAACTATTTAAAAGTGCTGCAAACCTTTGGCGCCTCCCGCTTCCAAATTTTTAAAGAAGCGATTTTGCCTGCTTCCTTTCCCGTCATTATATCAACGTTAAAAGTAAATGTCGGATTGTCCTGGGTCGGTGTGATCGTCGGAGAGTTTCTTGTTTCGAAACAAGGGCTCGGCTATATGATTATTTATGGATTCCAAGTGTTTAATTTTACGCTTGTACTGCTTTCCTTGCTTGTGATTGCAGTGTTTGCAACCATTATGTATCAGCTCGTTGAATTATTGGAAAAGAAATTGATCAAAAATGGTTCATAA
- the ytkD gene encoding RNA deprotection pyrophosphohydrolase has protein sequence MEEFRDYKGHVIQFSYKRNYFPLTSKHVFVICEYKNKWLLTNHKVRGLEFPGGKTEQGETLEQSARREVYEETGGVLKRLEFVGEYYVSDPGQPFVKTVFYGEVEKLKEKDDYLETNGPVLFDGNLLESRFEKKFSFIMKDDVVKKSLDKINEIRNSLAKK, from the coding sequence ATGGAAGAGTTTCGTGACTATAAAGGACATGTTATTCAATTCAGCTACAAACGCAATTATTTTCCGCTAACAAGTAAACATGTCTTTGTTATATGCGAATATAAAAATAAATGGCTTTTAACGAATCATAAGGTACGCGGGCTTGAGTTTCCCGGCGGTAAGACTGAACAAGGAGAAACTCTCGAACAGTCTGCTCGGAGAGAAGTTTATGAAGAGACGGGCGGAGTATTAAAAAGACTTGAATTTGTCGGAGAGTACTATGTGTCAGATCCCGGTCAGCCATTTGTAAAAACGGTATTTTATGGTGAGGTGGAAAAGCTTAAAGAAAAGGATGACTACCTCGAAACAAACGGGCCGGTCCTATTTGATGGAAATCTTTTAGAAAGCCGATTTGAAAAGAAATTCAGCTTTATTATGAAAGATGATGTTGTAAAAAAAAGTTTAGATAAAATCAACGAAATAAGAAACAGTTTGGCAAAAAAGTAA
- a CDS encoding DUF6612 family protein: protein MRILKKTLSMIAAFLILVMLTACNQTAKTENEPSDGNNTQEAETNEKNKELTLQQVLKKTIEASESLNSFSVKMNMDQQLNAGQQSDQMNLKSVINMDVTTKPMAFYQKMNMTMEGSEESFDTESYFTEEGMYFYDAAGGKWMKFPKEMSDQLVQLSGEQSNPAVGLKKLQENVEDLKFEQDGEHYMIKLKASGDKFNDFIKKTVQETLPPQLAENEGALENMKINAIEYEFQIDKKTFYPTILNMMMDMEISAEGQTIKMLQNLKGEYSDYNTINKISVPQDVIENAVEIEM from the coding sequence GTGAGGATATTGAAAAAGACACTTTCGATGATTGCTGCGTTTTTGATTTTGGTTATGCTTACTGCATGTAATCAAACAGCCAAAACAGAAAATGAACCGTCCGATGGCAATAATACTCAAGAGGCAGAAACAAATGAGAAGAACAAAGAATTAACATTACAGCAAGTATTGAAAAAAACGATCGAAGCATCTGAAAGCTTAAATAGCTTCTCTGTAAAAATGAATATGGATCAACAACTAAACGCCGGCCAGCAGTCTGATCAAATGAATTTAAAATCCGTCATCAATATGGATGTCACCACAAAGCCTATGGCATTTTATCAAAAGATGAATATGACCATGGAAGGTTCAGAAGAATCCTTTGATACTGAAAGCTATTTTACAGAAGAGGGCATGTACTTTTATGATGCAGCCGGAGGAAAATGGATGAAATTCCCTAAAGAAATGTCCGATCAATTAGTTCAATTATCAGGCGAGCAGTCCAATCCTGCCGTCGGATTGAAAAAGCTTCAAGAAAATGTAGAAGACTTAAAATTTGAGCAGGATGGAGAACATTACATGATTAAATTAAAAGCATCCGGTGATAAATTTAATGACTTCATTAAGAAAACCGTTCAAGAAACATTGCCTCCGCAACTTGCTGAGAACGAGGGTGCTCTGGAAAATATGAAAATCAATGCCATTGAATATGAGTTTCAAATTGATAAAAAGACATTTTATCCGACGATTTTAAATATGATGATGGATATGGAAATAAGTGCAGAAGGCCAAACGATCAAAATGCTTCAAAACCTGAAAGGCGAATACTCTGATTACAATACTATAAATAAAATTTCTGTTCCGCAGGATGTCATAGAAAATGCAGTTGAGATAGAAATGTAG
- a CDS encoding hydrolase: protein MEQKKKTYYIDLGSGEISQSSTASTWNFKIQANDEEITLLREYFDQNYSTEWQNFFRAHVPYVQYHYDRENDAYDETIKKIYGLIYKLGDDEAKHHIENMGILND from the coding sequence ATGGAACAAAAGAAAAAAACGTACTATATAGATCTCGGAAGCGGTGAAATTTCACAAAGTTCTACAGCTTCTACTTGGAATTTTAAAATTCAGGCGAATGATGAGGAAATTACCTTATTAAGGGAGTATTTTGATCAAAATTATTCAACGGAATGGCAAAACTTTTTTCGGGCTCATGTTCCTTATGTTCAATACCACTATGATAGGGAAAATGATGCATATGATGAAACCATTAAAAAAATATATGGCTTGATTTATAAGCTTGGGGACGATGAAGCAAAACATCATATTGAAAATATGGGAATCTTAAATGATTAA
- a CDS encoding DUF6154 family protein: MKLVDELYELYRNKLTGDEEDIDMLAFAFLEETSYEDLLNIIHEMDKQELYDLMGLYLIENLKGKFAQEDFGQKRSSPYYPRNIH, from the coding sequence TTGAAACTTGTAGATGAGCTTTATGAACTATACCGAAATAAATTGACCGGAGATGAAGAAGATATTGATATGCTGGCATTCGCCTTTCTCGAGGAGACAAGCTACGAAGATTTACTAAACATCATTCATGAAATGGATAAACAAGAACTTTATGATTTAATGGGTCTTTACTTAATCGAGAATTTAAAAGGTAAGTTTGCACAAGAAGATTTCGGGCAGAAACGCTCGAGCCCTTATTATCCGCGCAATATCCATTAA
- a CDS encoding thioredoxin family protein: MREIEELTSLEMVEKFIKKHHLSFLYISRTNCSVCHALLPQVRNLMNQFPLIQLGHINADNVNEIAGYFSVFTVPALFLFVDGKEYVREARFVHLDQFKEKIKKIYDLYTLNDSK, from the coding sequence ATGAGAGAAATCGAAGAATTGACTTCATTGGAAATGGTGGAGAAATTTATAAAAAAACATCACCTAAGTTTTCTATACATTTCAAGGACGAATTGCAGTGTCTGCCATGCTTTATTACCACAAGTGAGAAATTTGATGAATCAATTTCCCCTTATCCAACTAGGTCATATTAATGCAGATAACGTTAATGAGATAGCAGGGTATTTTTCGGTTTTTACTGTACCTGCTCTATTTTTATTTGTAGATGGAAAAGAATATGTGAGAGAGGCTCGGTTTGTTCACTTAGATCAATTCAAGGAAAAAATAAAGAAGATATATGACCTTTATACATTGAATGATAGCAAATAA
- a CDS encoding metal-sensitive transcriptional regulator produces the protein MEYEKSIKNRLKRIEGQIKGVLSMMEQRKDCRDIVIQLSAARNAIDRTIGVIVSTNLEHCVRESIEKGEGTEHLVKEAVELLIKSR, from the coding sequence ATGGAATACGAAAAAAGCATAAAAAATCGTTTAAAGCGAATTGAAGGGCAAATTAAAGGTGTATTAAGTATGATGGAACAAAGGAAAGACTGCAGAGATATTGTTATTCAACTGTCTGCTGCAAGAAATGCTATTGACCGTACAATAGGTGTTATAGTCAGCACGAATCTTGAACATTGTGTGAGAGAAAGTATTGAGAAAGGAGAAGGAACCGAACACCTTGTAAAAGAAGCAGTTGAGTTATTAATCAAAAGCAGATAA
- a CDS encoding sulfurtransferase, with translation MFAAQQYLWRVVFLILYLFILSFMLLAASMYKRYYPVKGIPCIQKENGLTDNHITILDIRDYNETTSDSHTDSLNIPYAYLKRFYKEIPRSKIHVIASDKLELNLGLRFLIGNGFDITSYEITECPCKKTEKRGVRLWNTKKA, from the coding sequence ATGTTTGCTGCACAACAATACCTTTGGAGGGTGGTGTTTTTGATTCTCTATTTATTCATATTATCATTCATGCTTTTAGCAGCGAGTATGTATAAACGTTACTATCCTGTTAAAGGCATACCTTGTATACAAAAAGAAAATGGTTTGACGGACAATCATATTACGATATTAGATATCAGGGATTACAATGAAACTACGAGCGATTCACACACCGATTCGCTGAACATCCCTTATGCGTATCTGAAACGTTTTTATAAAGAGATTCCACGTAGCAAAATCCATGTAATAGCTTCTGATAAACTAGAACTGAACTTGGGGCTGCGCTTTTTAATAGGAAATGGGTTTGACATTACCAGTTATGAAATAACAGAATGTCCGTGTAAAAAAACAGAAAAGAGGGGTGTTAGATTATGGAATACGAAAAAAGCATAA
- a CDS encoding Dps family protein: MSESLIQALNKQVANWTVLYVKLHNYHWYIKGRHFFTLHEKFEELYNEAAVYIDDLAERILALKGKPVATMKECLEISSIKEATGIEKEEDMVKTISEDFSKMLGELQDAIHLAEEADDEGTADMLISIKKSLKKHVWMFNAYLEQ; the protein is encoded by the coding sequence ATGAGTGAATCACTAATACAAGCTCTAAACAAACAAGTAGCAAACTGGACCGTATTGTATGTAAAGCTTCACAATTATCACTGGTACATAAAAGGCCGCCATTTTTTTACTCTTCATGAAAAATTTGAGGAACTGTATAACGAGGCTGCCGTTTATATTGACGATTTGGCAGAACGCATATTAGCCCTTAAAGGAAAACCGGTGGCAACGATGAAAGAATGCCTTGAAATTTCATCCATTAAAGAAGCAACAGGGATTGAAAAAGAAGAAGATATGGTAAAAACGATTAGCGAGGATTTTTCAAAAATGCTTGGCGAGCTTCAAGATGCGATTCATCTTGCTGAAGAAGCTGATGACGAAGGAACGGCAGATATGCTGATTTCAATTAAGAAAAGTTTGAAGAAACATGTTTGGATGTTCAATGCATACTTAGAACAATAA
- a CDS encoding spore coat associated protein CotJA, translating into MTDQRNKTFTSLKAYRPFHSPYDPCRPIGVKYYSTPPHLYMGFQPPNMQQFSPQEALKKGTLWPAFWDYYENPYEAKGRNTE; encoded by the coding sequence TTGACTGATCAACGAAATAAAACCTTTACAAGTTTAAAGGCGTACCGCCCCTTTCATAGCCCTTATGATCCGTGCAGACCTATTGGAGTAAAATATTATTCCACTCCTCCACATCTTTATATGGGATTTCAGCCCCCGAATATGCAGCAATTCTCGCCTCAAGAAGCGTTAAAAAAGGGGACCTTATGGCCTGCTTTTTGGGATTATTACGAAAACCCGTATGAAGCAAAAGGGAGGAACACAGAATGA
- a CDS encoding spore coat protein CotJB yields MKQMPQEYYQRLEEIQAIDFVLVELTLYLDTHPDDDQAKQQFNQYAKYSKQLKRAFESKFGPLQQYGNSYTDANWSWGTAPWPWQI; encoded by the coding sequence ATGAAACAAATGCCTCAGGAATACTATCAACGTTTAGAAGAAATACAGGCCATTGATTTTGTTCTTGTGGAATTGACTCTTTATTTAGATACACATCCGGATGATGATCAAGCGAAACAGCAGTTTAATCAATATGCAAAATACAGCAAACAACTCAAACGTGCTTTTGAATCGAAGTTTGGCCCCCTTCAACAATACGGGAACAGTTATACGGATGCAAATTGGAGTTGGGGAACGGCCCCTTGGCCATGGCAAATATAG
- the cotJC gene encoding spore coat protein CotJC, with the protein MWIYEKKLQYPVKVSTCNPTLAKFLIEQYGGADGELAAALRYLNQRYTIPDKVVGLLTDIGTEEFAHLEMIATMVYKLTKDATPEQLKEAGLGDHYANHDGALFYQNAAGAPFTATYIQAKGDPIADLYEDIAAEEKARATYQWLIDLSDDPDLNDSLRFLREREIVHSQRFREAVELLKEERDRKKVF; encoded by the coding sequence ATGTGGATTTATGAAAAAAAGCTTCAATACCCGGTTAAAGTCAGTACTTGTAATCCAACGCTCGCCAAATTTTTGATCGAGCAATACGGAGGAGCTGACGGAGAATTAGCCGCGGCTCTCCGTTATTTAAACCAGCGATATACGATTCCGGATAAAGTAGTAGGATTGCTGACGGATATCGGGACGGAAGAGTTTGCACATCTTGAAATGATTGCGACGATGGTTTATAAACTGACAAAAGACGCGACACCGGAACAATTAAAAGAAGCAGGGTTGGGCGATCATTATGCCAACCATGATGGTGCTCTATTTTATCAAAACGCAGCAGGAGCCCCTTTTACGGCTACATACATTCAAGCAAAAGGAGATCCGATTGCTGATCTCTATGAAGATATTGCAGCCGAAGAAAAGGCAAGAGCCACGTATCAGTGGCTTATCGATTTGTCAGATGACCCCGACTTAAATGACAGCTTGCGATTCTTAAGAGAACGGGAAATCGTCCATTCACAGCGTTTCCGCGAAGCAGTAGAACTATTAAAAGAAGAAAGGGATCGTAAGAAGGTTTTTTAA
- a CDS encoding S-ribosylhomocysteine lyase, whose amino-acid sequence MPSVESFELDHNAVKAPYVRHCGVHKVGSDGVVNKFDIRFCQPNKQAMKPDAIHTLEHLLAFTIRKHAEKYDHFDIIDISPMGCQTGYYLVVSGEPTVDEIIDLLEDTMKEAVEVTEVPAANERQCGQAKLHDLEGAKRLMRFWLEQSKEDLKQVFA is encoded by the coding sequence ATGCCTTCTGTAGAAAGCTTTGAATTAGATCATAATGCTGTAAAAGCCCCTTATGTAAGACATTGCGGTGTTCATAAAGTGGGAAGCGACGGTGTTGTCAATAAATTTGATATTCGTTTTTGCCAGCCAAATAAACAGGCAATGAAGCCTGATGCGATCCATACGCTGGAGCATTTGCTTGCATTTACGATCCGCAAACACGCGGAGAAATATGATCATTTTGATATAATCGATATATCTCCTATGGGCTGCCAAACTGGTTATTATCTCGTTGTGAGCGGAGAGCCGACTGTAGACGAAATCATTGATCTTCTCGAAGATACAATGAAGGAAGCAGTTGAAGTGACTGAAGTGCCTGCTGCGAATGAAAGACAATGCGGTCAGGCCAAGCTGCATGATCTTGAGGGAGCAAAACGATTAATGCGCTTCTGGCTTGAACAAAGCAAAGAAGACTTAAAGCAAGTATTTGCGTAA
- the yidD gene encoding membrane protein insertion efficiency factor YidD → MIGKLLIGMIRFYQIVISPLKPPTCRFYPTCSHYGLEAIRRFGPFKGGWLTIKRILKCHPFHPGGFDPVPDKKPKR, encoded by the coding sequence ATGATCGGCAAACTGTTAATTGGAATGATCCGCTTTTATCAAATTGTGATTTCACCTTTAAAACCCCCGACCTGCCGTTTTTATCCTACATGCTCCCATTATGGGCTCGAAGCAATCAGGCGCTTTGGGCCTTTCAAAGGAGGTTGGCTTACCATCAAACGTATTCTCAAATGCCATCCGTTCCATCCCGGAGGATTCGATCCTGTTCCTGATAAAAAGCCGAAACGTTAA
- a CDS encoding beta-class carbonic anhydrase — MKLLDEILQYNEQFVAEEKYKEFETTKFPNKKLVILTCMDTRLIELLPKALNVGNGDVKIVKNAGALVTHPFGSIMRSLLVAVYQLKAEEVLVIGHYDCGMSGMKADDVIKNMYDRGIKKETIDTLNYSGIKVNEWLQGFENVHESVLHSVNVIRNHPLLPKDVPVHGLVIDPKTGKLDLIANGYGV, encoded by the coding sequence TTGAAGCTGCTAGATGAAATATTACAATACAATGAACAATTTGTTGCTGAGGAAAAATATAAAGAGTTTGAAACAACGAAATTTCCAAATAAAAAATTGGTAATCTTAACATGTATGGATACAAGATTAATTGAGCTGCTTCCGAAAGCACTTAATGTAGGAAATGGTGACGTGAAGATTGTTAAAAATGCAGGTGCATTGGTTACGCACCCGTTTGGAAGCATCATGAGGAGCTTGCTCGTTGCGGTCTATCAATTGAAGGCAGAGGAAGTGCTTGTAATCGGCCATTATGATTGCGGAATGAGCGGAATGAAAGCGGATGACGTAATTAAAAACATGTATGACAGAGGCATTAAGAAAGAAACGATTGATACCTTAAACTATTCGGGAATAAAAGTAAATGAATGGCTTCAGGGCTTTGAAAATGTTCATGAAAGTGTATTACACAGCGTTAATGTGATAAGAAACCACCCGCTTTTGCCAAAAGATGTTCCCGTCCATGGTTTGGTTATTGATCCGAAGACAGGAAAGCTTGACTTGATTGCAAATGGCTATGGGGTTTAA
- a CDS encoding metal ABC transporter solute-binding protein, Zn/Mn family gives MKKLIVLISLLLPMSLLLSACGNEADSTNKKNDSKLTVYTTIYPLAYFTERIGGDYVSVDSIYPAGADEHTFEPSQKDMMKLADADLFIYVGLNLEGFVNKAKDILKNEDVSLVAAGEHITFDESKAAEGEEETHAGEEHATEEEHSHEDEHSHEEGDSHEGGHDDGHHHGDIDPHVWLDPLYAKQLAEEIKNALSEKLPEQKSVFEKNYTELAKELDELHHDFEDTIHSAKHHEIIVSHAAYGYWEKRYGLEQISISGLSTTNEPSQKELEEIIAVAKEHDLKYVLVEQNFNSKLSETVKKEVGGKALTLHNLATLTDEDIKNNKTYFTIMKQNIETLDKALNE, from the coding sequence ATGAAAAAGCTTATTGTACTTATATCCTTATTATTACCAATGAGTTTATTATTATCGGCATGCGGAAATGAAGCTGATTCAACCAATAAAAAGAATGATAGCAAATTAACGGTCTATACAACGATTTATCCACTTGCTTATTTTACAGAAAGAATCGGCGGAGATTACGTTTCCGTAGATTCGATTTATCCTGCCGGAGCGGATGAACATACATTTGAGCCTTCCCAAAAAGATATGATGAAATTAGCAGATGCCGATCTGTTTATTTATGTTGGCTTAAATCTTGAAGGCTTTGTTAATAAAGCGAAAGATATTTTAAAAAATGAAGATGTTTCGTTAGTAGCTGCTGGTGAACACATTACCTTTGATGAATCCAAAGCTGCTGAAGGGGAAGAAGAAACTCATGCAGGTGAAGAGCATGCTACAGAGGAAGAGCATTCCCATGAAGACGAACATTCACATGAAGAAGGGGATTCGCATGAGGGAGGACACGATGATGGCCATCACCATGGGGATATCGATCCTCACGTGTGGCTCGATCCATTGTATGCTAAGCAATTAGCGGAAGAAATCAAAAATGCCCTGTCTGAAAAACTTCCTGAACAAAAAAGTGTATTTGAAAAAAATTATACAGAACTGGCAAAAGAATTGGATGAACTTCATCATGATTTCGAAGACACGATCCACTCAGCCAAACACCATGAAATAATTGTATCCCATGCAGCGTATGGTTATTGGGAAAAGCGATATGGTTTAGAGCAAATTAGTATCTCTGGTTTATCCACTACTAACGAGCCTTCACAAAAAGAATTGGAAGAGATTATAGCTGTTGCAAAAGAACATGATTTAAAATATGTTTTAGTTGAGCAAAATTTCAATTCGAAGCTGAGTGAAACTGTTAAAAAAGAAGTCGGGGGGAAAGCGTTAACTCTTCATAATTTAGCGACTCTGACTGATGAAGATATAAAAAATAACAAAACATATTTTACGATCATGAAGCAAAATATCGAAACATTAGACAAAGCTTTAAATGAATAG
- a CDS encoding DUF1540 domain-containing protein → MAKDVLCEVNNCEYWAQGNLCSAEKIYVVSHKGKTADKSEETDCKTFKPAGL, encoded by the coding sequence TTGGCAAAGGATGTACTTTGTGAAGTGAACAACTGCGAGTACTGGGCACAAGGAAACCTCTGCAGTGCAGAGAAAATTTACGTTGTCAGCCATAAAGGAAAAACGGCAGATAAAAGTGAAGAGACAGATTGCAAAACATTTAAACCAGCTGGCCTTTAA